In Diabrotica undecimpunctata isolate CICGRU chromosome 4, icDiaUnde3, whole genome shotgun sequence, a single genomic region encodes these proteins:
- the LOC140440032 gene encoding uncharacterized protein, protein MKDEYVEISGIEAQKFYVEFRSIGPLIEEEFLSGLQIKVTSNNEQEFSNTQIQNSNEQNVLNTKRKLIKKKRKKAICLVCNKSFHTTKERNEHLDKHFINKIIICRFCSKTYISKDEYSMHYSLHIVKKKPVAKNAVVPVANGGKDFITAETIDELNPEKDGKEIFKCHQDLIKNHDVSRPFQCNFCCRTFVHFKRLKKHSCILRSSKRPKYLVNDSSQIIKNKKTKFNKISDSDDSSHIIKKRKKKYNKISEAHAIISKIIDESISEEDGKEIFECNICNKKFVSRLQMQFHQKVHGVIRPYRCHICCKAFAHVRGLEKHSCYLKTYKCHRCFSVFLHKTAFDKHIGHYKTHFLFNCNKCCHSFDSKQNLNRHQKSNCHTVKQFKCKLCKLSFSSKKILDSHIVLGSIRNNFLSE, encoded by the exons ATGAAAGATGAATATGTTGAAATAAGTGGAATAGAGGCTCAAAAGTTTTATGTTGAGTTTCGAAGTATTGGACCACTAATAGAAGAAGAGTTTCTTTCTGGATTACAAATCAAAGTTACATCAAACAATGAACAGGAATTTTCTAATACTCAAATTCAAAATTCGAATGAACAAAACGTattaaatacaaaaagaaaactgattaaaaagaaaaggaagaaagcAATTTGTCTAGTCTGCAATAAAT CTTTTCACACGACGAAGGAGAGAAATGAACATTTagataaacattttattaataaaatcatCATTTGTAGATTTTGTAGTAAAACATACATTTCGAAAGATGAATATTCAATGCATTATTCTTTACATATTGTCAAGAAGAAACCAGTAGCTAAAAATGCAGTAGTACCAGTAGCTAATGGTGGTAAAGACTTTATTACTGCTGAAACTATTGATGAATTAAATCCTGAAAAGGAtggaaaagaaatatttaaatgtcaTCAAGATTTGATTAAAAATCATGACGTCAGTAGGCCTTTTCAGTGTAACTTTTGTTGCAGAACATTTGTACATTTTAAGAGATTGAAAAAACACAGTTGTATTTTGAGATCTTCCAAACGTCCTAAATATTTAGTAAATGATTCttcacaaattataaaaaataaaaagacaaaatttaataaaatcagtGATTCTGATGATTCTTCACATATTattaaaaagagaaagaaaaaatataataaaatcagtgAAGCACATGCTattattagtaaaattattgaTGAGTCAATTTCTGAagaagatggaaaagaaatattTGAATGTAATATCTGTAATAAGAAGTTTGTTAGTAGGTTGCAAATGCAATTTCATCAAAAAGTTCATGGTGTCATTAGACCTTATAGGTGTCACATTTGTTGCAAAGCATTTGCACATGTTAGGGGTTTGGAAAAACACAGTTGTTATTTGAAAACTTACAAATGCCATAGATGCTTTTCAGTTTTTTTACACAAAACGGCTTTCGATAAACACATTGGACATTATAAGACTCATTTCTTAtttaattgtaataaatgttgtcaTAGTTTCGACTCTAAACAAAATTTGAATAGGCATCAGAAGTCTAATTGTCACACAGTCAAACAATTTAAATGCAAACTATGTAAATTAAGTTTTTCATCAAAGAAAATTTTAGATTCCCATATAGTTCTGGGTTCTATTAGGAACAATTTTTTGAGTGAGTAA